Proteins encoded within one genomic window of Bacillus sp. F19:
- a CDS encoding aldo/keto reductase family oxidoreductase encodes MQRIQLTEDLSFSRIIHGLWRLSDWNMSNEEVLKLIEDCLEAGITTFDHADIYGNYTCEKRFGDALALKRELRKQMEIVTKCGIKLVSDNRPEHRIKSYDTSKEHILASVNKSLENFQTDYIDVLLIHRPDPYMDPAQVAEAFAQLKNEGKVRYFGVSNFKRSQFKMLQSYLDSPLITNQIELSAYNLENFKDGTLDLCQEERIAPMAWSPLAGGSIFSADDERAKNLRDILERIALEIGAKGIDEVLYAWLISHPANIMPIVGSGKMSRIESAICSLDLTLTRDQWFDILQAAMGQEVA; translated from the coding sequence ATGCAGAGAATACAACTTACTGAAGATCTATCATTTTCAAGAATCATTCATGGATTATGGCGTCTTTCTGACTGGAATATGTCAAATGAAGAAGTGCTTAAATTAATAGAGGATTGCTTAGAAGCTGGCATTACAACTTTTGATCACGCAGATATTTACGGAAATTACACATGCGAAAAAAGATTTGGAGATGCACTTGCACTGAAGCGAGAGCTCAGAAAGCAAATGGAGATTGTTACGAAATGCGGCATTAAACTTGTCTCAGACAATCGCCCTGAACACAGAATAAAATCATATGATACAAGCAAAGAGCATATTTTGGCTTCCGTCAATAAGTCCCTTGAAAACTTTCAGACAGATTACATAGATGTTCTGCTTATACACCGTCCGGATCCGTATATGGATCCAGCACAAGTTGCAGAGGCGTTTGCACAACTTAAAAATGAAGGCAAAGTCCGCTATTTTGGTGTGTCGAATTTTAAACGCTCACAGTTTAAAATGCTTCAATCATACTTGGATTCCCCGCTAATTACGAATCAGATTGAGCTTTCTGCCTACAATCTTGAGAACTTCAAAGATGGCACGCTTGATTTATGCCAAGAAGAGAGAATAGCGCCGATGGCATGGTCTCCGCTTGCTGGAGGTTCTATTTTCTCTGCTGATGACGAGAGAGCTAAGAATCTGCGTGATATACTTGAGAGAATTGCTCTCGAAATCGGTGCAAAAGGGATTGATGAAGTCCTTTATGCATGGCTGATCAGTCATCCCGCAAACATTATGCCGATTGTCGGTTCAGGTAAAATGAGCCGCATTGAGTCCGCTATCTGCTCACTTGATTTAACATTAAC
- a CDS encoding helix-turn-helix transcriptional regulator encodes MNTVGMKLRQLRKKQKLTQSELAIGIVNRSYISQLEKGMVQPSYKLLLKFSERLKCDIHDFFEEEDKSLLSFDIKKALSSLEYAVINDDFANAVEHLNDLEKNLESLNQNDLALYYFCQGRILQRVKLQIEEAIAAYEKSYELFCILQYCEERLRTSNYLTALLINQDQLSKAFSYLNEAYDDSIAFKASGVEKISLLNNLGLAHAKKGEFYSAIRFLKQALAISSKTSIYYQTGVVYMVLGLCYRRMKEYENASAAYAKALLFFEGTDDQLNLAGTYTNLGILSRYLLDADSAMSYLQSAHEIYKQEDDVKGILNTLYELAVTYYEAGQDDEVLRLYETFLEVYLSDFSDFKFKFLHLIGDLHHRKNHQEEALKFYYEILNHSVLVGDSSIVKEVMKKIAEIAYVTKNEKTLFYVVEKYLKL; translated from the coding sequence ATGAATACCGTTGGAATGAAATTAAGACAGCTGAGGAAAAAACAAAAATTGACTCAGAGCGAGCTGGCAATAGGAATTGTGAACCGCAGCTACATCAGCCAGCTTGAAAAAGGAATGGTCCAGCCTTCTTATAAACTGCTGTTGAAATTCAGCGAAAGACTGAAATGTGATATTCACGATTTTTTCGAAGAAGAGGATAAATCACTTCTGTCTTTTGATATAAAAAAAGCTCTATCCAGTTTGGAATATGCAGTGATCAATGATGACTTTGCAAATGCAGTTGAGCATTTAAACGACTTAGAAAAGAATCTTGAATCATTGAACCAAAATGATCTTGCTCTCTATTATTTTTGCCAGGGAAGGATTCTTCAGCGGGTAAAGCTTCAAATTGAAGAGGCCATTGCAGCTTATGAAAAAAGCTACGAATTATTCTGCATCCTGCAATATTGTGAAGAGAGACTCAGAACCAGCAATTATTTGACGGCCTTGCTCATTAACCAGGATCAGTTATCAAAAGCATTTTCTTATTTAAATGAGGCTTATGACGACTCAATTGCCTTCAAGGCTTCAGGTGTAGAAAAAATATCTTTACTGAATAACCTTGGTCTTGCACATGCAAAAAAAGGAGAATTTTATTCTGCGATCCGCTTTTTGAAACAGGCACTGGCTATCAGCAGCAAAACATCCATTTACTATCAAACAGGTGTTGTATACATGGTGCTTGGCTTGTGCTACAGACGAATGAAGGAGTATGAAAACGCGAGTGCGGCCTACGCAAAAGCTTTGCTGTTTTTCGAAGGCACAGACGATCAGCTTAATTTGGCGGGCACATATACAAATTTAGGTATTCTCAGCAGATATTTATTGGATGCTGACAGCGCGATGTCCTATCTTCAATCTGCACATGAAATTTACAAACAAGAAGATGATGTAAAAGGAATATTAAATACGCTGTATGAGCTGGCCGTTACCTATTATGAAGCAGGACAGGATGATGAAGTACTAAGACTCTATGAAACGTTCCTGGAAGTTTATCTAAGTGATTTCAGCGATTTTAAATTTAAATTTCTGCATTTAATCGGAGATTTGCATCATCGGAAAAATCATCAGGAAGAAGCTCTGAAGTTCTATTATGAGATCCTGAATCATTCTGTCCTTGTTGGAGATTCCTCTATCGTAAAAGAGGTGATGAAAAAAATAGCTGAAATAGCCTATGTTACGAAAAATGAAAAAACACTTTTCTATGTTGTAGAAAAATACTTAAAGCTGTAA
- a CDS encoding lipoprotein has translation MKKFRKHLLLLAFGTAILLTGCSKAEQNVHTADEEWPRIIKANQYS, from the coding sequence ATGAAAAAATTCAGAAAACATCTTTTATTACTTGCATTTGGTACGGCAATCCTCTTAACTGGATGCTCTAAAGCTGAGCAAAATGTCCACACTGCTGACGAAGAATGGCCAAGAATTATTAAAGCCAACCAATATAGTTAA
- a CDS encoding S8 family serine peptidase, which yields MFGTAAFANEQVKTDVKQESIRAVIKGTDAEKGKIKKSHQVRRDFGKDGFTTTVTQKQLEALQKNSKIKVEKVPTFKVAAGKPIQTMALPSKRTPWGIKAIYNNSSLTSTSGGDGIKIAVLDTGVQTSHIDLSQNAEQCKDFTVGTTYTNNSCTDRNGHGTHVAGTALANGGSDGQGIYGVAPQSELWAYKVLTDSGSGYSDDIAAAIRHAADEGTRTGSQVIISMSLGSSSKDSLIASAVNYAYGKGALVIAAAGNSGSGNNTIGYPGALVNAVAVAALENVQQNGTYRVANFSSRGNSATDGDFIIGERDIEVSAPGAAIESTWINSSYSTISGTSMATPHVSGLAAKIWSSNKGQSNVQVRAELQRRAKLYDIKGGIGAATGDDHASGFGFARVQ from the coding sequence ATGTTTGGGACAGCCGCTTTTGCAAATGAACAGGTAAAAACAGATGTGAAACAGGAATCAATTCGTGCAGTAATCAAGGGAACTGATGCAGAAAAGGGTAAAATAAAAAAGAGTCATCAGGTACGACGCGATTTTGGCAAGGATGGATTTACAACAACCGTTACACAGAAACAATTAGAAGCACTTCAGAAGAACAGCAAAATCAAGGTTGAAAAAGTTCCGACTTTTAAAGTAGCTGCCGGAAAGCCGATTCAGACAATGGCCCTTCCAAGCAAAAGAACCCCATGGGGAATTAAAGCCATTTATAATAACAGCTCGCTGACATCAACTAGTGGAGGAGACGGCATTAAAATTGCTGTTCTTGATACCGGAGTTCAGACAAGCCATATTGATTTGTCGCAAAATGCCGAACAGTGCAAAGATTTTACAGTTGGGACTACTTATACAAATAATTCCTGCACAGACCGCAATGGACATGGAACACATGTTGCAGGAACGGCACTTGCAAATGGCGGTTCTGATGGACAGGGAATATACGGTGTGGCACCTCAATCTGAGCTTTGGGCATACAAAGTACTGACAGACAGCGGTTCTGGCTACTCAGATGACATTGCAGCTGCTATCAGACATGCTGCAGATGAAGGAACACGTACTGGTTCTCAAGTCATCATCTCAATGTCTCTTGGATCAAGCAGTAAAGATAGTTTAATTGCAAGTGCAGTAAACTATGCTTATGGCAAAGGTGCATTGGTTATCGCAGCAGCCGGAAACTCAGGATCAGGCAATAATACGATTGGATATCCTGGCGCTCTAGTAAATGCGGTGGCAGTTGCGGCTCTTGAAAATGTTCAGCAAAATGGAACATACCGTGTTGCAAACTTCTCTTCACGCGGAAACTCGGCAACAGATGGAGATTTTATTATTGGAGAGCGTGATATTGAAGTCTCTGCTCCTGGTGCTGCTATTGAATCAACTTGGATCAACAGCAGTTACAGCACGATCAGCGGTACTTCTATGGCGACTCCTCACGTATCTGGGCTTGCTGCGAAAATCTGGTCTTCCAATAAAGGCCAAAGCAATGTTCAAGTTCGTGCAGAGCTGCAGCGCCGTGCAAAGCTGTATGATATTAAAGGCGGCATTGGTGCAGCAACAGGCGATGACCACGCATCAGGCTTTGGATTTGCAAGAGTTCAATAA
- a CDS encoding YueI family protein, which produces MSNDQIDLYIKQGIYGAFETKPEERHVYLGSLRERICVALTVGQVRQNKIYNEVLAALETRKNKALFLNGKIEYGALSKYIKAANKEKIPFTIVSDQNDTKIGLIVASDHAIDHKEIYVKDKIFEQTFK; this is translated from the coding sequence ATGTCAAACGATCAGATCGATTTATATATCAAGCAGGGAATATATGGAGCGTTTGAAACGAAGCCGGAGGAGAGACATGTCTACCTGGGCTCATTGAGAGAAAGAATATGTGTGGCTCTTACCGTTGGACAAGTGAGACAAAATAAAATATACAATGAAGTCCTTGCCGCATTGGAAACAAGAAAGAACAAAGCACTCTTTTTAAATGGAAAAATAGAATATGGAGCCCTGTCTAAATATATCAAGGCTGCAAATAAAGAGAAAATCCCATTTACCATTGTAAGCGATCAAAACGACACAAAAATAGGATTAATCGTTGCATCTGATCATGCGATTGATCATAAAGAAATTTATGTAAAAGATAAAATATTTGAACAGACTTTTAAATAA
- a CDS encoding molybdopterin oxidoreductase family protein gives MHSYIGKRDGVFPSVCSLDCPDQCGLLVHKKDGKIIKVEGDPEHPVTKGSICNKVRHMAERIYDEKRLQYPLKRTGKKGSKQFEQISWNEAFEIITAKWKTLIKTDGPESILPYSFYGNMGNLNAEGMDRRFFHKLGASRLDQTICQIAGSTGYKYTMGGSFGIDPEDTVHTKLFIMWGINAVSTNMHQVALAQKARKNGAKIIVIDVHKNQTGRLADWFIPILPGTDGALALGIMHILFKENLADSDFLENYTVGHEELRNHVVQYDPRTVSEITGVPADDLLKLARMYGQTSPSCIRIGNGLQHHDNGGMCIRTIACLPALTGQWLNKGGGAIKGNSGYLAFNTDALQRPDLLQNKQTRIINMNLIGEELLNADQAIKSMFVYGSNPAVVAPEANKVKRGLEREDLFLVVHDLFLTETAAYADIVLPAASAFENTDFYTSYWHHYLHLQEPVVEAYGESKSNVEVFRLLAEGMGFSEQAFKDSEEEMIDQALNNPQNPYMDKITFQDLKKKKYVKANVKPLFPGRLNTPSGKIELYSRAMEKAGYPPLPTFSPLVKESDLPFLFVPGPNHNFLNSTFSNNEKHISLEKAPKLHMNGKDARLLRLENGDMAVIWNARGECELTVSVGENVLPGVVVSQGLWSDEPGKKQLVNSLTPDRLSDMGGGATFFSGRVGVRKKERSHS, from the coding sequence ATGCATTCTTATATAGGAAAGCGGGATGGTGTTTTTCCATCTGTTTGTTCATTGGATTGTCCTGATCAATGCGGACTTCTTGTCCATAAGAAAGACGGCAAAATCATAAAAGTGGAAGGAGATCCGGAGCATCCCGTTACAAAAGGCAGCATTTGCAATAAAGTGCGGCATATGGCTGAACGTATCTATGATGAGAAGAGGCTGCAATATCCTTTAAAGAGGACAGGGAAAAAGGGCTCAAAACAATTTGAGCAGATCAGCTGGAACGAAGCCTTTGAAATTATTACTGCTAAATGGAAAACACTAATTAAAACGGATGGGCCGGAAAGCATTCTTCCATACAGTTTCTATGGAAATATGGGCAATTTGAATGCTGAGGGAATGGATCGCCGTTTCTTTCATAAACTCGGCGCAAGCAGACTTGACCAGACAATTTGCCAAATTGCAGGTTCAACTGGTTACAAGTATACAATGGGTGGAAGCTTTGGGATCGATCCAGAGGATACTGTTCATACTAAGCTGTTTATTATGTGGGGCATTAATGCGGTCAGCACAAATATGCATCAAGTCGCACTTGCTCAAAAGGCGCGTAAAAATGGGGCCAAAATCATCGTCATTGATGTTCATAAAAATCAGACCGGAAGACTTGCAGACTGGTTTATTCCGATTCTTCCGGGAACGGACGGTGCCCTCGCTCTTGGAATCATGCATATCTTGTTTAAGGAGAACTTGGCGGACAGCGATTTCCTTGAAAATTACACAGTTGGACACGAAGAACTGAGAAATCATGTCGTTCAATATGATCCGCGTACAGTTTCAGAAATAACAGGAGTTCCAGCAGATGACCTATTAAAACTGGCAAGAATGTACGGCCAAACATCACCATCCTGTATTCGAATCGGCAATGGCCTGCAGCATCATGATAATGGCGGCATGTGCATCCGGACCATTGCCTGTCTTCCGGCTCTGACTGGCCAGTGGCTGAATAAAGGAGGAGGCGCTATTAAGGGCAATTCAGGGTATTTGGCATTTAATACAGATGCTCTGCAGCGTCCTGACCTCCTTCAGAATAAACAGACCAGAATCATCAATATGAACTTAATTGGCGAAGAGCTTTTAAATGCCGATCAAGCGATAAAGTCCATGTTTGTATACGGAAGCAATCCCGCAGTCGTCGCTCCAGAGGCTAACAAAGTGAAAAGGGGATTAGAGCGGGAAGATTTATTTCTGGTGGTCCATGATTTGTTTTTAACCGAAACTGCAGCCTATGCTGATATCGTCCTCCCTGCAGCATCAGCCTTTGAGAATACAGATTTTTATACGTCATACTGGCATCATTATCTTCACTTGCAGGAGCCGGTTGTTGAAGCATATGGCGAGTCAAAATCAAACGTCGAAGTGTTCAGGCTTTTAGCGGAAGGCATGGGATTTTCAGAACAGGCATTTAAAGATTCAGAGGAAGAGATGATTGATCAGGCGCTGAATAATCCTCAAAATCCGTATATGGATAAAATCACTTTTCAGGATTTGAAGAAGAAAAAATATGTGAAAGCAAATGTAAAACCGCTATTTCCGGGAAGACTTAACACGCCAAGCGGGAAAATCGAGCTTTACTCACGTGCCATGGAGAAAGCAGGATATCCGCCTTTGCCGACATTTTCACCGCTCGTCAAAGAAAGCGATTTGCCTTTCCTGTTTGTCCCTGGTCCAAATCATAACTTTTTAAACTCCACGTTTTCAAACAATGAAAAACATATATCCCTTGAAAAAGCTCCTAAACTGCATATGAATGGTAAGGATGCCAGACTGCTTCGTTTGGAAAATGGAGATATGGCTGTCATTTGGAACGCTCGGGGTGAATGTGAGCTGACAGTTTCAGTTGGAGAGAACGTATTGCCGGGTGTAGTCGTTAGCCAAGGATTATGGTCAGATGAACCTGGAAAAAAACAGCTCGTGAATTCGCTTACGCCAGACCGGCTGTCAGATATGGGCGGGGGCGCAACATTTTTTTCAGGAAGAGTTGGCGTTAGAAAAAAAGAAAGATCTCATTCCTGA
- a CDS encoding substrate-binding domain-containing protein produces the protein MSLAAIMALREENVKIPEDVSIVSFYDVPEAHYFAPSLTTIHVSSAEIAKIAVKLIHEQVMEHRDAPLKVLVPSTLKMRDSTSTKQ, from the coding sequence ATGTCCCTTGCCGCTATCATGGCATTGCGCGAGGAAAATGTGAAGATACCAGAGGATGTCTCAATTGTCAGTTTTTATGATGTACCTGAAGCTCACTACTTTGCCCCTTCCTTGACAACCATTCATGTTTCATCAGCTGAGATAGCAAAGATCGCAGTGAAGCTAATACATGAGCAAGTAATGGAGCATAGAGATGCGCCTCTTAAAGTACTGGTTCCATCCACACTGAAAATGAGAGATTCAACATCAACAAAACAATAG
- a CDS encoding LacI family DNA-binding transcriptional regulator: protein MTTIKDIAKLAKVSAAAAYEVLYENAESMASEETKSRIFQAAETLNYRLTENKAVSCPLPLSWHCARKM from the coding sequence ATGACAACGATTAAAGATATAGCAAAGCTTGCCAAGGTGTCTGCTGCTGCAGCATATGAAGTACTCTATGAAAATGCTGAATCAATGGCCTCTGAAGAAACGAAATCGAGAATCTTCCAGGCTGCAGAAACATTAAACTATAGATTAACGGAGAACAAAGCAGTGTCATGTCCCTTGCCGCTATCATGGCATTGCGCGAGGAAAATGTGA
- a CDS encoding spore germination protein: MPAFVGPILIESSSGAISAGDVFALSPKSTSKFFVGAGVLNTGDFIVITNDKNSTNSYDFDIIDQPTIFNG; the protein is encoded by the coding sequence ATGCCGGCTTTTGTTGGTCCTATATTAATTGAATCAAGCAGCGGTGCAATTAGTGCTGGTGATGTCTTTGCACTCTCGCCAAAAAGCACAAGTAAATTCTTTGTAGGTGCAGGTGTACTCAATACAGGAGACTTCATTGTGATTACGAACGACAAAAACAGCACAAATTCATATGACTTTGACATCATTGATCAGCCGACTATCTTTAATGGATAA
- a CDS encoding AI-2E family transporter, which yields MNKSKVHFWTIEILLLLLIFYVSTKVSFLFRPLIVFATTLFFPILIAGILFFIFRPVVKLLEKNKVPRTLAILILYLIFIGLIMLLLSTVGPVVSQQITDLFINFPRYISEISQFILNLSESGWFTWVMTQEYVSIEETIDKMEKFLGNLTTTLPESITSSLTKVLGFVTNITLIIVTVPFILFYMLKDGHKFPITAVKILPAAYRREGIKIFEDLYQTLAAYIQGQLLVSLFVGTGCFIGYTLIGLDYALILGIVVAVANIIPYVGPFIGAAPAVVIALLDSPTKALLTVIVVTVVQQIDGNVLSPLIIGKRLNTHPLTIILLLIGAGSFGGILGMILAVPTYAVLKAVLLHVIRLVKLRNRYKQETVNRKNNRDENDRKPPV from the coding sequence CTGAATAAGTCAAAGGTTCATTTTTGGACGATTGAAATTTTGCTGCTGCTGTTAATTTTTTATGTAAGTACAAAGGTTTCGTTTTTATTTCGGCCGCTGATTGTTTTTGCAACTACGCTGTTCTTCCCGATTTTGATTGCCGGTATTCTGTTTTTTATTTTCAGGCCTGTGGTTAAGCTGCTAGAAAAAAACAAAGTGCCAAGAACGCTTGCAATCCTTATCTTGTATCTCATTTTTATCGGATTGATTATGCTGCTTTTATCTACAGTCGGACCAGTTGTTTCTCAGCAGATCACAGACCTGTTTATAAATTTCCCAAGATACATATCTGAAATCAGTCAGTTCATCTTGAACCTGTCTGAGTCCGGCTGGTTTACATGGGTGATGACGCAGGAATATGTTTCGATTGAGGAAACGATCGACAAAATGGAAAAATTCTTGGGCAATCTGACGACAACGCTCCCGGAAAGCATTACTTCATCTTTGACAAAGGTGCTGGGTTTCGTTACAAATATTACCCTTATAATCGTCACGGTTCCCTTCATTTTGTTCTACATGCTGAAGGATGGTCACAAGTTCCCCATCACAGCAGTCAAAATTCTGCCTGCTGCGTATAGACGTGAAGGCATTAAAATTTTTGAAGATCTTTATCAGACGCTTGCCGCTTATATTCAGGGCCAGCTGCTTGTTTCACTCTTTGTCGGGACAGGCTGCTTTATCGGATATACGCTGATTGGACTTGATTATGCGCTGATACTAGGGATAGTTGTTGCTGTTGCAAATATCATCCCTTATGTAGGACCTTTTATCGGTGCTGCACCGGCAGTGGTGATTGCTCTCCTTGATTCACCGACTAAAGCTTTGCTTACTGTCATTGTTGTAACCGTTGTTCAGCAGATTGACGGAAATGTTCTTTCACCATTAATTATCGGCAAGAGATTAAACACACACCCTCTCACCATCATTCTCCTGCTGATTGGCGCAGGCAGCTTTGGAGGTATTCTAGGGATGATTTTAGCTGTGCCGACATATGCAGTATTAAAAGCTGTTCTTTTACATGTCATCAGGCTGGTAAAATTAAGAAACAGGTATAAGCAGGAGACAGTGAACCGAAAAAATAACAGAGATGAAAACGATAGAAAGCCGCCGGTGTAA